Part of the Anopheles coluzzii chromosome 3, AcolN3, whole genome shotgun sequence genome is shown below.
CAACACCAGAACGTCAATTGCTGCCAACCGGGTGTTTGTCCGAACTGTCACGTCGTATTGTGACATTTGTAGCAAACAGCGAGAAGCAGGAGCACGCTGTTTTGTGGGATTTCAAAATCCACATGTTATTTACAAGTCCCCCGCAAAAGTGAATTAAAAACCATCATACACACGGACAATGTTTAGCATATCGCGAGAGTTTTCGCCCTGCGGCAAGTACTGCGCCTACATCAGCCAGCAGGGCAAGTTCGTCGTGCACGATGTGGAAACGAGCGACATCCATCAGGTGTACACGCCGAACATGCACCTGAACGTGCCGTGCACCAGCTTTGCCTGGTTTCAGGTCGGGGGCGATGCTCCAGCCAAGACGAAAAAGAAATCGAAAAAAGCGCGAGCCAGCCTGGGAGAGAACGTGCAGCTGCTGGTCGCGTTCGGTACGAGCAAGGGCGGCGTTGCGTTCTACAGCCTCGCGACGGCCAGCATCGAACGGTCGTGCAAGGGCGACGGCCATACGGCACCCATCACGGCAATCTACTTCAACGCGAGCCACAATCCGGACACACTCTACACGGCCGGTGCCGATGGGAAGGTGATCGAGTGGAGCATTAGCCAGTGCAAGCAACAGAAGGTGCACCACATCGGGGTGGAGAAGTTGAGCTGCGTGCTGGCCTACGGCGACAAGATCCTTACCGGCGCCAAGCAGCTAAAACTGTGGGACGCCGAGAGTGGCACGGTGGAGCGGACGCTGGCCGGCCATACGGCCAATacgcagctgctgcagctgataTCGCTCGACGAGGAGCACGTGTACGCCCTGTCCGGGTCGGTGAACGATCGGAACCTTTCCCTGTGGTCGCTCAGCGACGAAGACGCCACCTCGGCGGTGGCAGCATTCGCCCTGGACGATGTGCCCGAATACATTGCGCCGAAGATTGTGGACCGGAAACTGCACCTGGTGGCGGTGTCGCGGACTGGCGTTGCGCACTACTTCGTGCGTGATATGGGCAAGCTGAGCGTGAAGAAACCGTACCGGGCGGCCCACACGTTCGAGATCGCCGTCGACACGGTGAGCACCAAGAAGCAAGCCGTCGACCGGCTGCCCGTGTTTGTGGCCACCGTTCAATACGCGGCCCAGCAGGAGCAGATACTGCTCGGCTACGGAACGGAGCACAGCGTGCGATTCGAGCACATTGCCATCGAAGAGGACGTAAAGCAGAACGTTATCATCCGCGAGCCGATGAAGGTGATGGAAGGCAAAGCGAAGGATGGGGAGCTGAAGGCAAAGACCCCCATCTTGGACAAGGTCGAATATCTAAACTCGGCAAATTCTGCTAGGAAA
Proteins encoded:
- the LOC120958192 gene encoding WD repeat-containing protein 43 codes for the protein MFSISREFSPCGKYCAYISQQGKFVVHDVETSDIHQVYTPNMHLNVPCTSFAWFQVGGDAPAKTKKKSKKARASLGENVQLLVAFGTSKGGVAFYSLATASIERSCKGDGHTAPITAIYFNASHNPDTLYTAGADGKVIEWSISQCKQQKVHHIGVEKLSCVLAYGDKILTGAKQLKLWDAESGTVERTLAGHTANTQLLQLISLDEEHVYALSGSVNDRNLSLWSLSDEDATSAVAAFALDDVPEYIAPKIVDRKLHLVAVSRTGVAHYFVRDMGKLSVKKPYRAAHTFEIAVDTVSTKKQAVDRLPVFVATVQYAAQQEQILLGYGTEHSVRFEHIAIEEDVKQNVIIREPMKVMEGKAKDGELKAKTPILDKVEYLNSANSARKSVKEVEIPMEVRLENLSTPKTSSKNMIHLLMQGMHSRDATLLKSVFAVDDAEMIQQTLERLPSQYVSPLLNELSHLMQMKTMHVKTAVCWLKPLISIHASQLMALGSINLLANFSTCLGIIEYRVEHLNSLSKLRGRLGLLIDQIDRSKNQAANLDDITSGNVLVYQEGDDSDVESMLEKDDPDLPGSSNEEMYDDDDDDDDGEEDETVHENGDFGSFVKRRQNGYSKKDSDEESMDVSD